A genomic region of Methanothermobacter sp. CaT2 contains the following coding sequences:
- a CDS encoding RNA polymerase Rpb4 family protein encodes MIGKKVLESEPVSMAEVKEILEKFGEDHELTYEQNLVLDHVTRFSRLDPEKSRELVEELMDIPNIKRRHAVKIADIMPVDISDLRLIFAKERVPIKADDLPGILEVIDKYRVE; translated from the coding sequence ATGATCGGGAAAAAGGTTCTGGAAAGTGAACCTGTTTCTATGGCAGAGGTTAAGGAAATCCTTGAAAAATTTGGGGAAGACCATGAACTCACATACGAGCAGAACCTTGTCCTTGACCATGTAACCCGTTTTTCAAGGCTTGACCCTGAAAAGAGCAGGGAGCTGGTGGAGGAACTGATGGACATCCCCAACATCAAAAGGAGGCATGCTGTTAAAATTGCAGATATAATGCCGGTGGACATATCCGACCTCCGTTTAATCTTTGCCAAGGAGAGGGTTCCCATAAAGGCTGATGACCTTCCAGGCATACTCGAGGTAATAGATAAATACCGGGTCGAATAA
- a CDS encoding signal recognition particle protein Srp54 — protein MLGNLGRSLSKTMKKLAGMTIVDEEVVREVIKDIQRALIQSDVNIKLVFNLSKSIEERALNEEPPKGITPKEHIISIVYDEMVKLLGEKSHELVIDDKPYRILFLGLQGSGKTTTIGKLARYLRKKGFTVGVVCTDTWRPAALEQLEQYTEGQDVSIYGDPQNRDALDLAEKGLARFQKKDVIIFDTAGRHKEEKDLLREMEELSAIVEPHEAILVIDGTIGQQAREQALAFRKATDIGSIIVTKLDGSAKGGGALSAVAEIGAPIKFIGTGERIDDLEVFDPERFISRLLGMGDLRSLLEKVEEVSEEEIAEESLDAILSGKFTLRDMRVQFEMMGKMGPLQQVMSMLPGAGKLPKDASRMTEETIRKYLIIMDSMTEEELEKPDIIKHSRIRRIARGSGTRNEDVKELLKYYRVTKKAMKGLGRRKMGGPMGQLMRQFMR, from the coding sequence ATGCTTGGGAATCTGGGCAGAAGTCTCAGTAAAACTATGAAAAAGCTGGCAGGGATGACAATTGTTGATGAGGAGGTCGTCAGGGAGGTCATAAAGGATATACAGAGGGCCCTGATCCAGTCCGATGTCAACATAAAACTTGTATTCAACCTGTCAAAGTCAATTGAGGAACGGGCACTCAACGAGGAACCCCCTAAGGGGATAACGCCAAAGGAGCACATCATAAGCATAGTGTACGATGAGATGGTCAAACTCCTGGGTGAGAAGAGCCATGAACTTGTCATAGATGATAAACCGTACCGCATACTCTTCCTTGGACTCCAGGGTAGCGGTAAAACAACAACCATAGGTAAACTTGCAAGGTACCTCCGCAAGAAGGGTTTCACTGTTGGGGTGGTCTGTACAGACACCTGGCGCCCTGCGGCCCTTGAGCAGCTGGAACAGTATACCGAGGGACAGGACGTGAGCATATACGGCGACCCCCAGAACAGGGACGCCCTGGACCTTGCAGAGAAGGGACTTGCCCGGTTCCAGAAGAAGGACGTTATCATATTCGATACGGCCGGAAGACACAAGGAGGAGAAGGACCTCCTCAGGGAGATGGAGGAACTTTCAGCCATTGTGGAGCCCCATGAAGCCATACTTGTAATCGACGGGACCATAGGCCAGCAGGCAAGGGAACAGGCCCTCGCATTCAGAAAAGCCACAGATATAGGTTCAATAATTGTGACCAAGCTCGATGGTTCAGCCAAGGGTGGTGGGGCCCTCTCGGCCGTTGCAGAGATAGGTGCTCCCATAAAGTTCATAGGTACCGGTGAGAGGATAGATGACCTGGAGGTCTTCGATCCCGAAAGGTTCATATCACGTCTCCTCGGTATGGGGGACCTCAGAAGTCTCCTCGAGAAGGTTGAAGAGGTTTCAGAGGAGGAGATTGCAGAGGAATCCCTCGACGCAATACTCTCAGGTAAGTTCACCCTCAGGGATATGAGGGTGCAGTTTGAGATGATGGGTAAGATGGGGCCCCTCCAGCAGGTTATGAGTATGCTGCCTGGTGCCGGGAAACTCCCAAAGGACGCCAGCAGGATGACCGAGGAGACCATACGGAAGTACCTCATAATAATGGACTCCATGACAGAGGAGGAACTGGAAAAACCAGACATCATAAAACACTCAAGAATACGCAGGATAGCCCGGGGTTCAGGGACGCGCAATGAGGACGTTAAGGAGCTCCTGAAGTACTACAGGGTCACCAAAAAGGCCATGAAAGGGCTTGGAAGGAGAAAGATGGGTGGACCCATGGGCCAGCTCATGAGGCAGTTCATGAGATAG
- a CDS encoding DUF655 domain-containing protein, protein MEEYAIILDYLPLGYMSEGFGTFKKRPVAQALGKDEFTLLELTPRPDVDLEIHEEVYIGKGKRDKIARINRRLRHNELTATARVELPYVVEEIIKSNEDRFVKFFNEAGPISTRLHQLELLPGIGKKHMWDILKAREEKPFESFEDIKNRVPMLSDPVKLIVRRVLMELDVEGAKRGKRKYNIFTRPPQKRRG, encoded by the coding sequence ATGGAAGAATACGCTATCATACTGGATTACCTTCCACTTGGTTACATGAGCGAAGGGTTCGGTACATTCAAGAAGAGGCCTGTTGCCCAGGCACTGGGTAAGGATGAGTTCACCCTCCTGGAGTTAACACCAAGACCGGACGTGGACCTTGAAATCCACGAGGAGGTCTACATCGGTAAGGGTAAAAGGGACAAGATCGCCCGTATAAACAGGAGGCTCCGTCACAATGAACTCACAGCCACCGCCAGGGTTGAGCTGCCCTACGTCGTTGAGGAGATAATAAAATCAAATGAGGACCGGTTTGTAAAGTTCTTCAACGAGGCTGGACCCATAAGTACCAGGCTTCACCAGCTTGAACTTCTTCCAGGAATCGGTAAAAAGCACATGTGGGATATCCTCAAGGCCCGTGAGGAGAAGCCCTTTGAAAGTTTCGAGGACATAAAGAACAGGGTCCCCATGTTATCAGACCCTGTTAAACTCATCGTCAGGAGGGTCCTCATGGAACTGGATGTTGAGGGCGCCAAACGGGGAAAACGTAAGTACAACATATTCACAAGACCGCCCCAGAAGAGGAGGGGCTGA
- the hpt gene encoding hypoxanthine/guanine phosphoribosyltransferase produces the protein MLDKLKESLRNSPVIKKGEYDYFVNPVTDGIPLTEPELLEEVAEEIVRRFRPEADKIICIEAMGIHHATVLSLKTGIPFVVVRKRRYGLPGEVAVHQMTGYSEGELYINGVDSGDRVVVIDDVVSTGGTLLAVLEALRKMDVDVRDVITVIDKGEGSRVVRERTGFTVKSLVKVDVIDGRVKVEDIPAGGPHD, from the coding sequence ATGCTTGATAAACTCAAGGAAAGCCTCAGAAATTCACCTGTGATTAAGAAGGGAGAGTACGACTACTTTGTAAACCCTGTAACCGATGGCATACCCCTCACCGAACCCGAACTCCTGGAGGAGGTTGCAGAGGAGATCGTGAGGAGGTTCAGACCTGAAGCGGATAAGATAATCTGCATAGAGGCCATGGGCATACACCATGCAACGGTTCTATCACTGAAGACCGGAATACCCTTCGTCGTGGTGAGGAAGAGAAGGTACGGCCTTCCCGGCGAGGTTGCCGTCCATCAGATGACAGGATACAGTGAAGGGGAACTCTACATAAATGGTGTTGATAGTGGAGACAGGGTCGTTGTCATTGACGACGTTGTGAGCACTGGAGGGACCCTCCTGGCGGTCCTGGAAGCCCTGAGGAAGATGGATGTTGATGTCAGGGATGTTATAACAGTCATAGATAAGGGTGAGGGATCCAGGGTCGTGAGGGAAAGGACAGGTTTCACTGTGAAGAGCCTCGTGAAGGTTGATGTTATCGATGGCAGAGTTAAGGTTGAGGATATCCCTGCCGGGGGGCCGCATGATTAA
- a CDS encoding tRNA pseudouridine(54/55) synthase Pus10, protein MDVQQRLGGLLEITESRICLHCLGRHFVDLVEGPGNRLRGEKLQKEFSLKLSGPCMICGDVFDRIDEAAGMVKERVDELGLEYSSVLVGTRLPPEMVELDDEIRKRLGIKTEGLKRDLNRELGKRVVKLLGCSAEFEDPDLVVMVDFRGDIRVWIQINPLFLEGRYRKLVRGIPQTRWPCRKCRGRGCERCNYTGKMYPTSVEELIAGPILEASQGRDARFHGSGREDVDVRMLGTGRPFVLEIREPRVRNLDPESLEEEVNRRAHGMVEVEGLRFSTRKRKVELKDSSQSRYKVYRALVELDGDVTDEDLERLGSLDIIRQRTPVRVSHRRADRVRERRVLEISWNWLDGCLELIIKGEGGLYIKELISGDSGRTEPSVSSVLGVPARCVALDVLEVGDEPSEKD, encoded by the coding sequence ATGGATGTTCAGCAGAGACTGGGAGGACTGCTTGAAATCACAGAGTCCAGAATATGTCTGCACTGCCTTGGCAGGCACTTTGTTGATTTGGTTGAAGGGCCAGGGAACCGTCTGAGGGGTGAGAAGCTCCAGAAGGAATTCTCGCTGAAACTATCCGGGCCATGCATGATATGCGGTGACGTCTTTGACAGGATTGATGAGGCCGCAGGGATGGTTAAGGAGAGGGTGGATGAACTTGGCCTTGAATACTCTTCTGTACTTGTGGGTACAAGGTTGCCCCCCGAAATGGTGGAACTTGATGATGAGATCAGAAAGCGCCTCGGAATCAAGACTGAGGGGCTTAAAAGGGATCTCAACCGTGAACTTGGTAAGAGGGTTGTCAAACTGCTGGGCTGCAGCGCAGAATTTGAGGACCCCGACCTCGTGGTGATGGTGGACTTCAGGGGGGACATCAGGGTCTGGATCCAGATAAACCCCCTCTTCCTTGAGGGGAGGTACCGCAAGCTGGTTAGGGGAATACCCCAGACCCGCTGGCCCTGCAGGAAGTGCAGGGGGAGGGGCTGTGAGAGGTGCAATTACACCGGTAAGATGTATCCCACGTCTGTGGAGGAGCTCATAGCCGGGCCAATCCTGGAGGCCAGCCAGGGGCGTGATGCAAGGTTCCATGGCTCAGGCAGGGAGGATGTGGATGTTCGGATGCTCGGGACAGGGAGACCATTTGTCCTGGAGATAAGGGAACCCCGGGTGAGGAACCTGGACCCTGAATCCCTTGAGGAGGAGGTGAACCGCAGGGCCCATGGCATGGTTGAGGTTGAGGGTCTCAGGTTCTCCACAAGGAAGAGGAAGGTTGAACTGAAGGATTCATCCCAGAGCAGGTACAAGGTTTACCGGGCCCTGGTTGAACTGGATGGAGATGTTACTGATGAGGACCTTGAGAGACTCGGGTCACTTGACATCATAAGACAGCGGACCCCTGTGAGGGTTTCCCACCGCAGGGCTGACAGGGTCAGAGAGAGGAGGGTCCTGGAAATATCATGGAACTGGCTGGATGGTTGCCTTGAGTTGATAATAAAGGGTGAGGGTGGCCTCTATATAAAGGAGCTTATTTCGGGGGATTCGGGACGTACAGAACCAAGTGTGAGCAGTGTTCTGGGGGTCCCTGCAAGGTGCGTGGCCCTTGATGTCCTTGAGGTCGGTGATGAACCATCAGAAAAAGATTAA
- the rsmA gene encoding 16S rRNA (adenine(1518)-N(6)/adenine(1519)-N(6))-dimethyltransferase RsmA yields the protein MSGLYTETREVLRKYGVRLRRSLGQNYLIDEVKRQRILEYADLREDDRVLEIGPGIGTLTLPMAELAGHVTAIESDPLIAGILMDRLQVDNVDVIVGDALRVDFPEFNKVVSNLPYQISSPITFRLLEHDFELAVLMYQKEFARRMVAEPGTREYSRLSVMVHFLAEVEIVDYLKPGCFFPRPRVESAVVTLKPTGFRAPAFLEDVCRALFQHRKKKTSKSLRESFHEIRTDLSFNEVLKGLPPEILEKRVFQLRPEEILEIAEHIEDLSGSS from the coding sequence ATGTCAGGGCTCTACACCGAGACAAGGGAGGTGCTGAGGAAGTATGGTGTGAGGCTTAGAAGGAGCCTCGGCCAGAACTACCTCATAGATGAGGTCAAAAGGCAGCGCATACTTGAATACGCTGACCTCAGGGAAGATGACAGGGTCCTTGAGATAGGACCAGGTATAGGGACCCTCACACTTCCAATGGCAGAACTTGCTGGTCATGTCACCGCAATTGAGAGTGATCCCCTCATTGCAGGTATCCTTATGGACAGGCTTCAGGTGGATAACGTTGATGTGATAGTCGGTGATGCCCTCAGGGTTGATTTTCCAGAATTCAACAAGGTCGTATCCAACCTGCCCTACCAGATATCCTCCCCCATAACCTTCAGGCTTCTGGAGCATGACTTTGAACTCGCTGTTCTCATGTACCAGAAGGAATTTGCAAGGAGAATGGTTGCAGAGCCGGGTACAAGGGAGTACTCAAGACTGTCGGTCATGGTGCACTTCCTTGCAGAGGTTGAAATAGTTGACTACCTAAAACCGGGCTGTTTCTTCCCCCGTCCCAGGGTTGAATCTGCGGTTGTAACCCTTAAACCTACGGGTTTCAGGGCCCCGGCATTCCTCGAGGATGTATGTCGTGCACTCTTCCAGCACAGGAAGAAGAAAACCTCAAAATCCCTCAGAGAATCATTCCATGAAATCAGGACTGATCTGAGCTTTAATGAAGTTCTGAAGGGTCTTCCACCCGAAATACTGGAGAAGAGGGTCTTTCAGCTGAGACCAGAGGAGATACTTGAAATAGCAGAGCATATAGAGGATCTCTCAGGTTCTTCCTGA
- a CDS encoding 50S ribosomal protein L21e — translation MRRSRGFRSKTRHKLQKVKRPGRSNPITRKIQSFNEGDLVHIIIDPSIHRGQPHPRFHGKTGRVVGMMGKSYVVALKDGNKDKQLVVRPEHLQMQE, via the coding sequence ATGAGAAGATCAAGAGGTTTCAGAAGTAAAACAAGACACAAGCTTCAGAAGGTTAAAAGGCCAGGCAGGTCCAACCCCATAACAAGGAAGATCCAGAGCTTCAATGAGGGTGACCTTGTACACATCATCATCGACCCGAGCATTCACAGGGGCCAGCCACACCCGCGTTTCCATGGTAAAACCGGTCGAGTTGTGGGGATGATGGGTAAATCCTATGTTGTTGCCCTGAAGGATGGTAACAAGGATAAACAGCTTGTTGTGAGGCCAGAGCACCTTCAGATGCAAGAGTGA